TTAAAGACAGCAGATCCGTTATCAGAGTCCCAATTCATTACGAAAATAAAAGCAACCGACAGTCCGCCATTGTTGAATATGAAATCCTACAATCCAGTGATCATAATGACAGATGAACTTGTTGCATGAATCTCAAAACAAGATATGAGAATTACAGGGGCTATGGGTAGGAAGTTTAGACGGTATGAATTTGCACTAAGGAAGGATGAAATGAAGAGAATGAAGGATGGATGCTGGTTATCCCTCCATGATgtattcatcatgcaaactcCACTACCTGCATAAAATGGAATATGTGGTTAAGCCTTATTTCTCAAAAGTTGGAatacaataaaattttaaagcaGAGTCCCAGCCTAGGCATCAGAAACAAACATAAACATTAGACTGCCCTTTTATCTGATCTGATGGGTATGAAATCCATTGCTAATTTCTGCATGCAAATAGAACATTGAGTTCCAGTAGAGTATTGCCACCCCGAATGACTTAAATTAGACCAGTGACAGAAAAGGTCTCAAAGCAGAAGAACATTAAAAAATATGCAGTAAAACAGAAAATAAACCCAGAGAAAATGAAGTATAGcagcatttttcttttccagTAAAGGCTTGAAGCATGACTGAATGAATAAAATTGCATTTTATATGTCCATGCACCTATTATCATGTATGTAGTATCTCAAAGGCTGTTGCCTATAAGAAAGTGTACATATTAAAGAAACTAAC
Above is a genomic segment from Phoenix dactylifera cultivar Barhee BC4 unplaced genomic scaffold, palm_55x_up_171113_PBpolish2nd_filt_p 000694F, whole genome shotgun sequence containing:
- the LOC120106931 gene encoding protein PARTING DANCERS homolog, which translates into the protein MASVTGSWSDRARNPPIPPNSGSGVCMMNTSWRDNQHPSFILFISSFLSANSYRLNFLPIAPDFIFNNGGLSVAFIFVMNWDSDNGSA